In a single window of the Olivibacter sp. SDN3 genome:
- a CDS encoding Fic family protein: MNIASLKITPEILALIAEIDEFKGAWKALGQLAPEQLTSLRRVATIESIGSSTRIEGSKLSDREVEALLSNLHIHQFEHRDEQEVAGYAEVMNTIFEHYQEIPLNENYIRQLHRDLLKFSDKDTRHRGEYKKHSNQVEAFDSTGKSVGVVFVTASPFDTPLRMQDLVKWTRETLETKSLHPLLVSAIFIVEFLAIHPFQDGNGRLSRVLTTYLLLHAGYTYVPYSSLEAIVEYSKEAYYLALRQTQGTLHEDTPDWQPWVLFFLKALRQQKQRLETKVTREQLLLGQLPALSLQILESVKSRGQATISELVVFTQANRNTVKKYLKNLVQAHLLTKHGIGKGTYYTFINTQTAQKQEITQSVSTHRKLS, encoded by the coding sequence ATGAATATAGCTTCGTTAAAAATCACACCAGAAATACTGGCCTTAATTGCAGAGATAGATGAGTTTAAAGGCGCATGGAAAGCACTCGGGCAGCTGGCGCCAGAGCAGCTCACATCGCTGAGGCGGGTTGCTACGATTGAAAGTATTGGATCGTCTACCCGCATTGAAGGCAGTAAACTCTCCGACCGTGAGGTAGAGGCGTTGTTGTCCAATCTTCACATCCATCAGTTCGAGCATCGGGATGAGCAGGAGGTAGCTGGATATGCCGAGGTGATGAATACTATTTTCGAACACTACCAAGAGATTCCACTTAATGAGAATTACATCCGTCAGCTTCATCGCGATTTACTGAAATTCAGTGATAAAGACACACGCCATCGTGGCGAATACAAAAAGCATAGCAATCAGGTGGAAGCTTTCGATTCAACCGGCAAAAGTGTAGGTGTTGTTTTTGTTACAGCCAGCCCTTTTGATACACCGTTGCGTATGCAGGATTTGGTAAAATGGACGCGTGAAACATTGGAGACAAAGTCGCTTCATCCCCTTTTGGTAAGTGCAATATTTATCGTTGAATTTCTGGCTATCCACCCGTTTCAGGATGGAAATGGTCGCCTTTCACGCGTTTTGACAACCTATCTTTTACTACATGCGGGGTATACGTATGTACCCTACAGTTCGCTTGAAGCCATCGTTGAATATAGCAAGGAGGCTTATTATCTTGCACTGCGCCAAACTCAAGGCACCTTACATGAAGACACCCCAGATTGGCAACCCTGGGTGTTGTTTTTCCTTAAGGCATTACGGCAACAAAAGCAGCGGCTGGAGACCAAGGTAACCCGCGAGCAATTATTGCTCGGGCAATTGCCTGCCTTATCCCTTCAAATTCTGGAATCTGTAAAATCACGTGGACAAGCGACTATCAGCGAGCTGGTAGTCTTTACTCAGGCTAATCGTAATACGGTGAAGAAATATTTGAAAAATCTGGTGCAGGCCCATCTCCTGACTAAGCATGGCATAGGTAAAGGAACCTATTACACATTCATTAACACACAAACAGCCCAAAAACAGGAAATAACTCAATCTGTTAGCACCCATAGAAAGTTAAGTTAG
- a CDS encoding Arm DNA-binding domain-containing protein, protein MNAHSGLSFTSRKQKTTAQGTAAIYARVTVNGKRTEISVKRSISVSGWDAKKGLGKGKP, encoded by the coding sequence ATGAATGCACATTCGGGGTTATCTTTTACCTCAAGAAAGCAGAAAACAACAGCACAGGGAACAGCCGCTATCTATGCAAGGGTAACGGTGAACGGCAAACGTACGGAAATATCCGTTAAACGTTCCATATCCGTTTCGGGATGGGATGCAAAAAAAGGGCTTGGCAAAGGGAAGCCGTGA
- the arsB gene encoding ACR3 family arsenite efflux transporter produces the protein MQPKLKFLDRYLTLWIFLAMATGVGLGYFFPNISNATDALSVGTTNIPLAIGLILMMYPPLAKVDYSLLPKALKDTKVIGISLLLNWVIGTVLMFGLAVLFLRNEPDYMTGLILIGLARCIAMVIVWSDLAKGNREYTALLVALNSIFQIITYSFFVWLFINVLPNKLGLADFNVSVSMKDVTESVLIYLGIPFLAGFISRYTLIKSKGIEWYNRKFVPKISPVTLYALLFTIVLMFSLKGDKILELPMDVVKIAVPLVIYFVLMFFVSFFVNKSLNVPYDKNASIAFTATGNNFELAIAVSIAVFGIHSPQAFVGVIGPLVEVPILILLVRTSLWLKKVCYTTRSTV, from the coding sequence ATGCAACCCAAACTAAAATTTCTTGACCGTTACCTTACCTTATGGATATTCCTTGCTATGGCGACAGGTGTAGGCTTGGGATATTTCTTTCCGAACATTTCCAATGCTACCGATGCCCTATCCGTAGGCACGACCAATATCCCTTTGGCGATAGGGCTTATATTGATGATGTACCCACCATTGGCTAAAGTGGACTATTCATTGTTGCCCAAAGCTCTTAAAGACACCAAAGTAATCGGTATATCCTTATTGCTGAATTGGGTTATCGGTACGGTACTGATGTTCGGTTTAGCCGTTCTGTTCTTACGGAACGAACCGGATTATATGACGGGTCTGATACTGATTGGCTTGGCGAGATGTATCGCAATGGTCATCGTATGGAGTGACTTGGCAAAAGGAAACAGGGAATACACGGCATTATTGGTGGCATTGAACAGTATCTTTCAGATAATAACCTACAGCTTCTTTGTTTGGCTATTCATCAACGTACTGCCGAACAAATTAGGCTTAGCCGATTTCAATGTAAGCGTATCCATGAAAGATGTAACCGAAAGTGTACTGATATACTTAGGTATTCCTTTCTTAGCAGGTTTTATAAGCCGTTATACACTCATAAAGTCAAAAGGTATAGAATGGTATAACCGCAAATTCGTTCCCAAAATATCACCCGTTACATTATACGCTTTACTGTTTACCATTGTGTTGATGTTTAGTCTGAAAGGCGATAAGATATTGGAACTGCCAATGGATGTGGTAAAAATAGCTGTACCGTTAGTTATCTATTTTGTGCTGATGTTTTTCGTGAGTTTCTTTGTCAACAAATCGTTGAATGTTCCTTACGACAAGAACGCATCCATCGCCTTTACAGCCACAGGGAATAATTTTGAGTTAGCAATAGCCGTGTCCATTGCTGTATTCGGTATTCATTCACCACAGGCATTTGTGGGCGTTATCGGCCCACTTGTAGAAGTGCCTATACTGATACTGTTGGTAAGAACGAGTCTTTGGTTAAAAAAAGTATGCTATACAACCAGATCGACTGTATAA
- a CDS encoding DUF6428 family protein, which produces MKLSEIKGVLPTLNNVEFQLENGSAVPEHFHVTEIGQITKHFIDCGGVTRTEKTVNFQLWDANDYEHRLKPTKLLNIIKLSEEKLGIEDAEIEVEYQGETIGKFDLDFDGKHFILKNKQTACLASDACGIPAEKQKVKLSELNSTRCTPNSGCC; this is translated from the coding sequence ATGAAACTATCAGAAATCAAAGGAGTCCTGCCAACATTGAATAATGTTGAATTTCAGTTAGAGAACGGATCAGCTGTTCCCGAACATTTCCATGTTACGGAAATAGGACAAATCACCAAACATTTTATTGATTGCGGTGGTGTAACCCGTACAGAGAAAACGGTAAACTTCCAATTGTGGGATGCCAACGACTATGAACACAGGTTAAAGCCCACCAAACTATTAAACATTATCAAGCTGTCCGAAGAAAAATTGGGCATTGAGGATGCCGAAATAGAGGTAGAATACCAAGGAGAAACGATTGGAAAATTTGACTTGGATTTTGACGGTAAGCATTTCATCCTAAAGAACAAACAGACGGCTTGCTTGGCAAGTGATGCCTGCGGTATTCCTGCGGAAAAACAAAAAGTAAAATTATCGGAACTGAACAGCACTCGCTGTACACCTAATTCGGGATGTTGCTAA
- a CDS encoding alpha/beta fold hydrolase, with amino-acid sequence MDRQIYNKTIKVDGVNIFYREAGDSKNPSLLLLHGFPTSSLMFKNLMIALSDNYHLIAPDYPAFGFSDVPPAKDFEYSFENIASYMDKFTEAVKLKSFTIYLHDYGSYIGARICLKNPDKIEAIIVQNGNNYLEGHGPQWEETKEYWKNPTDEKKEKVYAFLSEEGTKEQYFAGVPEKLHQNISPESWIIDWERLSRPGNLDIQYTLNLTYPTNFELFPDFQKYLREHQPPTLIIWGKHDVYFDVAEAYCYKRDLSNVQTHILDGGHMALETNFEEVLTLIENFMKRG; translated from the coding sequence ATGGACAGACAAATATATAACAAGACTATAAAGGTAGATGGCGTAAATATCTTTTATAGGGAAGCAGGCGACAGTAAAAACCCATCTCTATTGCTATTACACGGATTTCCGACTTCATCATTAATGTTTAAAAACTTAATGATCGCACTTTCTGACAATTACCATCTCATTGCACCTGACTACCCAGCTTTTGGGTTCAGTGATGTTCCTCCAGCAAAAGATTTCGAATATTCTTTTGAAAATATTGCTTCATATATGGACAAGTTTACCGAAGCTGTAAAGCTAAAATCATTTACGATTTACCTCCATGATTATGGGAGTTACATTGGAGCGCGGATCTGTTTAAAAAATCCCGATAAAATAGAGGCAATTATTGTACAAAATGGCAACAATTATTTAGAAGGTCATGGACCACAGTGGGAAGAAACCAAAGAATATTGGAAAAATCCAACTGACGAAAAAAAGGAAAAGGTGTATGCATTTTTAAGTGAAGAGGGAACAAAAGAACAGTATTTTGCAGGCGTACCCGAGAAACTTCACCAAAACATAAGCCCTGAAAGTTGGATAATAGATTGGGAAAGGTTAAGCAGACCTGGAAACCTTGATATTCAATATACGTTAAATCTCACCTATCCGACAAATTTTGAACTGTTCCCAGATTTTCAGAAATATCTCCGTGAACATCAACCACCTACACTAATTATTTGGGGAAAACATGATGTTTACTTTGATGTGGCCGAAGCATATTGTTATAAAAGGGATTTGTCCAATGTCCAAACGCATATTTTGGACGGTGGACATATGGCCTTGGAGACGAACTTTGAAGAGGTTTTGACTCTAATTGAAAATTTTATGAAAAGAGGATGA
- a CDS encoding low molecular weight phosphatase family protein has protein sequence MYKNLAETIKGIIDVRTVSEERKTILQPLIDYVQQKAHSGEDINLNFICTHNSRRSHFAQVWAQVASAYFNIPNIHCYSGGTEETALFPKVAETLTNQGFNIFKIAETDNPVYAIKYKDNALSIIGFSKKYDSPFNPASAFVAIMTCSQADGGCPFIAGAEKRIPITFEDPKVSDGSPEQAQVYAERSLQIATEMFYVFSMIKS, from the coding sequence ATGTATAAGAATTTAGCCGAAACCATAAAGGGGATTATTGACGTCCGAACCGTAAGCGAGGAACGCAAAACGATACTGCAACCGCTGATAGATTATGTACAGCAGAAAGCACACAGCGGAGAGGATATAAACCTCAATTTCATCTGTACCCATAATTCACGCAGAAGCCACTTCGCACAGGTATGGGCGCAGGTCGCAAGTGCGTATTTCAATATCCCGAATATACATTGTTATTCGGGCGGTACGGAAGAAACAGCACTATTTCCGAAAGTGGCGGAAACATTGACTAATCAAGGCTTTAATATTTTCAAGATTGCGGAGACCGATAATCCTGTATATGCTATAAAATACAAGGATAATGCTTTGTCAATCATCGGGTTTTCTAAAAAATACGATAGTCCTTTCAACCCTGCATCGGCATTTGTCGCCATTATGACCTGTTCGCAGGCAGACGGCGGATGCCCGTTCATCGCCGGAGCGGAAAAGAGAATACCCATCACATTTGAAGACCCCAAGGTTTCGGACGGTTCACCCGAACAGGCACAGGTATATGCAGAAAGGAGTTTGCAGATAGCAACAGAGATGTTTTATGTTTTTTCAATGATTAAGAGTTAG
- a CDS encoding helix-turn-helix transcriptional regulator, with protein sequence MDLKLLQRDVASICDVTEDCITLWEKNHSVPQIRYFPRIIKFLGYCPIEFNEANLSGRLKAYRWRNGFSNKRLGEVLNVDGSTILAWKNETSIPKKEHLMKLEALLKGGI encoded by the coding sequence ATGGACTTAAAACTGCTCCAAAGGGATGTGGCGAGCATTTGTGACGTTACTGAGGACTGTATAACCCTTTGGGAGAAAAACCATTCTGTTCCTCAGATTAGGTATTTTCCAAGAATTATTAAATTTTTAGGCTATTGTCCAATTGAGTTTAACGAAGCAAACCTTTCAGGGAGATTAAAGGCTTACAGGTGGAGAAACGGATTTAGTAACAAGAGGCTTGGAGAAGTTCTTAATGTTGATGGCTCGACTATTCTCGCATGGAAAAACGAAACCAGCATTCCCAAAAAGGAACATTTAATGAAATTAGAAGCGTTGTTAAAAGGTGGAATATAA
- a CDS encoding linear amide C-N hydrolase, with protein sequence MLLFTKGSFLLKAVALIMVFSFGANLFVPLALACTRVMWLTENGHVYVGRTQDWTERVNSKFRKFPRGISRVGVVAENPAKWTSKYGSFAITGYDIGTHEGVNEKGLSTHLLFLADEASDYGKRDPSIPGLSIELWAQYYLDNFATVTEAVQDIRQGKLQVVPIIFPNGAQSRLHLSLEDKTGNSAIVEYINGKPKVYMDKSYAVMTNEPTYDKQLANLKNYRSFGGNKPLPGERTPMDRFVRASYYTKALPQPANPETAAAYMFSVIRNASVPFGAGEPDKPNVANTIFRTVIDLTNQRYYFESTYAPNVVWVDFSELDYSEGSDEEELAVEQEIFSLNGSATDRVIPKKPFVFGGQI encoded by the coding sequence ATGCTTTTATTCACTAAAGGCAGCTTTCTACTGAAGGCAGTGGCATTGATAATGGTTTTTTCATTTGGTGCAAACCTTTTCGTGCCATTGGCCCTTGCTTGCACCCGTGTGATGTGGCTCACGGAAAACGGTCATGTGTATGTGGGACGAACACAAGACTGGACGGAAAGGGTTAATAGCAAATTCCGCAAATTCCCCCGCGGGATTTCCAGGGTAGGGGTGGTTGCGGAAAACCCAGCCAAATGGACATCCAAGTACGGCAGCTTTGCGATCACTGGCTATGATATCGGTACGCATGAGGGAGTAAACGAGAAAGGCCTCAGTACCCATCTACTCTTTCTTGCCGACGAGGCGTCAGATTATGGTAAACGTGACCCGTCTATTCCCGGCCTCAGCATAGAGTTATGGGCTCAGTATTACCTTGATAACTTTGCTACCGTGACCGAAGCTGTTCAAGACATCAGGCAAGGGAAACTACAGGTGGTGCCTATAATCTTTCCAAATGGTGCCCAGTCACGCTTGCACCTTTCGCTCGAAGACAAAACCGGCAATTCAGCCATTGTAGAATATATCAATGGCAAGCCCAAAGTTTATATGGACAAGAGCTATGCCGTAATGACTAATGAGCCGACCTATGATAAGCAGCTTGCCAACTTGAAAAATTATCGCAGCTTTGGCGGCAATAAGCCTTTACCCGGGGAGCGGACACCCATGGACCGTTTTGTGCGTGCATCCTATTACACGAAAGCATTACCGCAACCCGCCAATCCAGAGACAGCGGCTGCTTATATGTTTAGTGTGATACGTAATGCATCCGTCCCTTTTGGAGCAGGTGAACCCGACAAGCCAAACGTTGCCAATACCATTTTTCGTACGGTTATAGACCTGACCAACCAACGGTATTATTTTGAAAGCACGTATGCACCCAATGTTGTATGGGTTGATTTTAGCGAGCTGGATTACAGTGAAGGAAGCGATGAAGAAGAACTTGCCGTCGAGCAGGAAATTTTTTCGCTAAATGGCTCTGCCACCGACAGGGTAATACCTAAAAAGCCGTTCGTTTTCGGCGGGCAGATATAG
- a CDS encoding reverse transcriptase/maturase family protein, producing the protein MRNPESVLNSLSKHSRISGYKFERLYRILFNVEMYYTAYQKIYAKAGNMTKGSNDTTIDGMSLQRIEKLIDTIRDETYQPNPSRRVYIAKKNGQKRPLGIPSFDDKLVQEVIRMILEAIFEKQFEYSSHGFRPQRSCHTALVQVKKTFSGAAWFIEGDIKGFFDNINHEVLLNILRERITDDRFIRLIRKFLNAGYIEDWVYHRTYSGTPQGGIISPILANIYLDKLDKYMKDYATRFDKGKRRQITKIAKNNVYRKSYLLGKLKLEKDENERVLLKKEIRMLEIKRLSIERCNEMDANYRRLKYVRYADDFIIGVIGSKDECKLIKEDIKNFLNEKLKLSLSDEKTLITHSKKPAIFLGYEITVQRSDLRMRDKNGFLKKAHNKRVMLRVSRSTILKKLLYYRRVQVKYHNGKEVWKPLHRGSLINNDDLEILTRYNSEVRGFYNYYSLVNNLKQINHFGYIMEYSLYRTFAAKYKSSVHKILNKYMHDKDFTVFYKNKKGKTLKRVFYNKGFKRNTEAIKDNKVDNHPDVYFTRSITSLIDRLKAEKCELCEANGQLEMHHIRKMKDVEGKQPWELVMMARRRKTLAVCHDCHRKIHNGE; encoded by the coding sequence ATGAGAAATCCAGAATCTGTATTAAACAGTCTATCGAAGCATAGTAGAATTTCAGGTTACAAATTTGAAAGGCTCTATCGCATTCTTTTCAATGTGGAAATGTACTACACTGCTTACCAAAAGATCTATGCTAAAGCAGGAAACATGACCAAAGGCTCAAATGATACCACAATTGACGGTATGAGCTTACAACGGATTGAAAAGCTAATTGATACTATCAGAGATGAAACGTATCAGCCCAATCCATCACGAAGGGTTTATATAGCCAAGAAAAATGGTCAGAAACGCCCTTTAGGTATTCCGTCTTTTGACGATAAATTGGTGCAGGAGGTTATTCGGATGATACTTGAAGCCATATTCGAGAAGCAGTTTGAATATAGCTCTCACGGTTTCAGACCTCAGAGGAGTTGCCATACTGCACTGGTACAGGTCAAAAAGACTTTTAGCGGCGCAGCATGGTTCATTGAAGGGGACATTAAAGGTTTCTTCGATAATATCAATCATGAGGTACTGCTGAACATCTTACGGGAACGGATAACAGATGACAGGTTCATCAGACTTATACGGAAGTTCCTTAATGCGGGATACATTGAAGATTGGGTCTATCACAGAACTTACAGTGGAACTCCACAAGGTGGTATTATAAGCCCCATACTGGCAAATATCTACCTTGATAAACTGGATAAGTACATGAAAGATTATGCTACAAGGTTCGACAAGGGAAAGAGGCGACAAATTACAAAGATTGCCAAGAATAATGTATACCGAAAATCCTATCTGCTCGGGAAATTGAAACTTGAAAAAGATGAAAATGAGAGAGTGCTCCTGAAAAAGGAGATTAGAATGCTTGAGATAAAAAGACTTTCTATCGAACGCTGCAACGAAATGGATGCAAACTACAGGCGATTGAAATATGTGAGGTACGCAGATGACTTTATAATAGGTGTCATCGGTTCAAAAGACGAATGCAAGCTCATTAAAGAGGATATTAAAAACTTCTTAAATGAAAAATTAAAGCTGTCTCTTTCAGACGAAAAGACACTGATTACCCATTCAAAGAAACCTGCAATATTCCTCGGTTATGAAATCACTGTCCAAAGGTCTGACTTGCGCATGAGAGACAAGAATGGCTTTTTAAAGAAAGCCCACAACAAACGAGTTATGCTAAGGGTGTCCCGTTCAACCATACTGAAAAAATTACTCTACTACCGTCGGGTACAGGTAAAATATCACAATGGTAAAGAAGTCTGGAAACCATTGCATAGAGGTTCACTTATAAATAACGATGACCTCGAAATCTTAACAAGATACAACTCTGAAGTACGGGGCTTTTACAATTACTATTCATTAGTGAACAATCTCAAACAGATTAATCACTTTGGTTATATCATGGAATACAGCCTGTACCGAACCTTTGCGGCCAAGTACAAGTCATCTGTACATAAAATCCTCAACAAATACATGCATGACAAGGACTTTACTGTATTCTATAAAAACAAAAAGGGCAAAACTCTCAAACGTGTATTCTATAACAAAGGTTTCAAAAGAAACACCGAAGCTATTAAAGACAACAAGGTGGATAACCACCCAGATGTATACTTCACAAGGTCTATTACAAGCTTGATTGACAGATTGAAAGCAGAGAAATGCGAGTTATGTGAGGCAAATGGACAATTGGAAATGCACCACATCAGGAAAATGAAAGATGTCGAGGGCAAGCAACCTTGGGAGTTGGTCATGATGGCAAGAAGAAGGAAAACACTGGCGGTCTGTCACGATTGCCATAGAAAAATCCACAACGGTGAATAG
- a CDS encoding helix-turn-helix transcriptional regulator yields MGLTRSEIFSDEQNKLSSLFKVLAHPARIAILQYIINQKACICNDLVEELGLAQATISQHLKELKSIGIIQGTIEGKSVCYCIDDNIWKEIQAELNSFFNQEVKVTKCCT; encoded by the coding sequence ATGGGGCTTACCAGATCAGAAATATTTTCGGACGAACAGAATAAGCTGTCTTCACTATTTAAGGTTTTGGCGCATCCGGCAAGGATTGCCATTCTTCAATATATCATCAATCAGAAAGCATGCATCTGTAATGATCTGGTTGAGGAATTAGGTCTGGCACAGGCAACCATTTCGCAGCATTTAAAAGAACTAAAGAGTATCGGTATCATACAGGGAACTATTGAGGGGAAATCCGTTTGCTATTGCATTGATGACAATATATGGAAAGAAATTCAAGCTGAATTGAACTCTTTTTTCAATCAGGAAGTAAAGGTTACCAAGTGTTGTACGTAG
- a CDS encoding CPBP family intramembrane glutamic endopeptidase: MEKKIRLNLLVYFSIATLVSFLFRHFTPQWLDVFRLPYGGYYGLNMLVGIGPLIAAIASGAMFRNSRVTLRFWGNSVVKSVVFLLIPIVTVVYLGVTNKESIDPHLFALKVSGMWLLYIIGEEFGWRGYIQQVVRANDYIKSLIVGIIWYLWHLSFIYVYYSPIKEVLFVLVLMIGSFLVLKVTERTGSLATAVALHFSFSVLTNIRLPERSYIAIIFMCLCWIVLYIFWNKGFLKRL, from the coding sequence ATGGAAAAGAAAATTCGACTAAACCTACTGGTATATTTCTCAATCGCCACATTGGTATCCTTTCTTTTCAGGCATTTCACTCCCCAATGGCTGGACGTTTTCCGGCTACCTTATGGCGGCTACTATGGTCTGAACATGCTTGTCGGTATTGGCCCCCTCATAGCCGCCATTGCCAGCGGTGCCATGTTCCGCAATAGCCGTGTGACGCTCCGTTTCTGGGGCAATTCGGTTGTCAAGTCGGTGGTGTTCCTGCTCATTCCCATCGTCACCGTCGTGTATCTTGGAGTGACCAATAAGGAATCCATAGACCCTCATCTATTTGCCCTCAAAGTATCGGGCATGTGGCTGTTGTATATCATTGGCGAGGAATTTGGTTGGCGGGGTTATATCCAGCAAGTGGTGCGTGCGAATGACTACATCAAATCTCTCATTGTAGGTATTATCTGGTATCTGTGGCATCTATCTTTTATATATGTGTATTATTCGCCTATAAAGGAGGTACTCTTTGTCTTGGTGCTCATGATAGGCAGCTTTCTGGTGCTCAAGGTGACCGAGAGGACAGGGAGCTTAGCCACTGCGGTAGCCCTGCATTTTAGTTTCAGCGTACTCACCAACATACGTTTGCCGGAGCGATCTTACATCGCCATAATATTCATGTGCCTTTGCTGGATAGTCCTGTATATCTTTTGGAACAAAGGATTTTTGAAACGATTGTGA